One window of the Candidatus Paceibacterota bacterium genome contains the following:
- a CDS encoding Gfo/Idh/MocA family oxidoreductase, whose protein sequence is MQTKLKLGLIGAGSVVREIYQHLYFHSHYSHLFDVCAVADPNEQYCNWFGDLAGIPPARRFASHRELLAKVKVDAVQVNTPDHLHCAPTVDALNAGLDVVVPKPTAATVKDAHAMIAAANKSGRFLGIDFHKREDPRIKEAEARFQKGRYGTLQAAVFYMLDKLCVVNPNHTPPYFASPDYAEKNTPVSFLTVHMADALMKIVNLTPVQVRATGYSQKLPSLRPVPSTGYDLVDTEILFDTGAQAHVITGWAVPDSAHAMTVQSGRLMCSDGLIDLGLDTPGLHEVHADGIFEVNPLFRNFEKDGTVTGYGISSPGRLYQQILAHRNGRLSAAEREAASSPIALGFYTTLVLEGAEQSLATGKKLPTGVTLGPAVDLRQLATRQLGSRAAKAYGLS, encoded by the coding sequence ATGCAAACCAAACTCAAACTCGGCCTCATCGGCGCTGGCTCCGTCGTCCGCGAGATCTACCAGCACCTCTACTTTCACAGCCACTACTCGCACCTCTTCGACGTCTGCGCCGTCGCCGACCCCAACGAGCAATACTGCAACTGGTTTGGCGACCTCGCCGGCATCCCCCCCGCCCGCCGCTTTGCCAGCCACCGCGAACTGCTGGCCAAGGTCAAGGTTGATGCCGTCCAGGTCAACACCCCCGACCACCTCCACTGCGCCCCCACCGTGGACGCCCTCAACGCCGGCCTCGACGTCGTCGTCCCCAAGCCCACCGCCGCCACCGTGAAGGACGCCCACGCCATGATCGCGGCGGCGAATAAGTCCGGGCGCTTCCTGGGGATCGACTTCCACAAGCGCGAGGACCCCCGCATCAAAGAAGCCGAGGCCCGCTTCCAAAAAGGCCGCTACGGCACACTCCAGGCCGCCGTCTTCTACATGCTCGACAAGCTCTGCGTCGTGAACCCCAACCACACGCCGCCCTACTTCGCCTCTCCGGACTACGCGGAAAAGAATACTCCCGTCTCCTTCCTCACCGTCCACATGGCTGATGCTCTAATGAAGATCGTCAACCTCACCCCGGTCCAGGTCCGCGCCACCGGTTACTCCCAGAAGCTCCCCTCCCTCCGGCCCGTTCCATCCACCGGCTACGACCTCGTGGACACTGAGATCCTGTTCGACACCGGCGCCCAGGCCCACGTCATCACCGGTTGGGCCGTCCCTGACAGCGCCCACGCCATGACCGTCCAATCCGGTCGCCTCATGTGCTCCGACGGCCTGATTGACCTGGGCCTCGACACCCCCGGCCTCCACGAAGTCCACGCCGACGGCATCTTCGAGGTGAACCCCCTCTTCCGCAACTTCGAGAAAGACGGCACCGTAACCGGCTACGGCATCAGCAGCCCTGGCCGCCTCTACCAGCAGATTCTCGCCCATCGCAACGGCCGCCTTTCCGCTGCCGAACGCGAAGCCGCGTCCAGCCCCATTGCCCTGGGCTTCTACACCACCCTCGTCCTGGAAGGAGCCGAGCAGAGCCTCGCCACCGGCAAGAAGCTCCCTACCGGCGTCACCCTCGGCCCTGCGGTGGACCTCCGCCAGCTCGCCACCCGCCAGCTTGGCTCCCGCGCCGCCAAAGCCTACGGCCTCTCATAG
- a CDS encoding M20/M25/M40 family metallo-hydrolase → MPAKQAKGRKRQRQTVASGRKTPPSGPALSPVARKILARTRTPAFQRYLRDLLVELCRFDTTPNPEVQRMQAAEDGCFRVLERELRGLAFPGTRLERRPVNPAIQTHPHYSLLHFTKTSQRPQGLSPEETYAHRSNLVCFVPGAGGGADGQSVALNAHIDVVAPYFPPRVKGGTVFGRGACDDKGPVASVVAALKVLAEVMAEAGLKWNRNVLAMLVVEEETGGNGSLSLAMDRELRKLYDSIVVCECTGLKFYPANRGAVWYRTELNAPPGVSAFELFAFVNEEMEKEGAAIRAESRHPLFPQRPVQTCHGIIGPFGEHPSRICGEVSFAIRFGGPPGAQTELLVGDCLAAGLAGYVGLYGDKTKVTDPATGRPMVARHYDFRREGNAFMVKVHGATGHMGAIRERDGAITKLAHLVRGLVASKAKLEASAGSPVRFELARQPQDATLVLEGGQGFLPTHGIIEVMERLRRAAWRGAENCLRRLGRAERGEDVLTVTYEKLHNVAFDGDPDSPSVRNAVAAAKACGIWKDEPILGWTVSCDARLFATEYPEMQVLTFGPGQLAFAHSDQEQIALEELRAAVEFLALFLLRQTGTLA, encoded by the coding sequence ATGCCTGCCAAACAAGCCAAAGGCCGGAAGCGCCAGCGCCAGACTGTAGCATCCGGCCGGAAGACGCCGCCGTCCGGCCCTGCCCTGTCGCCTGTCGCTCGCAAGATCCTGGCCCGCACCCGCACGCCCGCGTTCCAACGCTACCTGCGGGACCTGCTCGTCGAGCTGTGCCGCTTTGACACTACTCCCAATCCCGAAGTCCAACGCATGCAGGCCGCCGAAGACGGTTGCTTCCGAGTTCTGGAACGCGAGTTGCGCGGCCTGGCCTTCCCCGGGACGCGACTCGAGCGCCGGCCGGTCAATCCCGCCATCCAGACGCACCCGCATTACTCCCTGCTGCACTTCACCAAGACATCCCAGCGGCCTCAGGGCCTGTCCCCGGAAGAAACCTACGCCCACCGCTCGAATCTCGTCTGCTTCGTCCCCGGCGCCGGCGGCGGCGCGGACGGGCAGTCTGTAGCGCTCAACGCCCACATTGACGTGGTTGCCCCCTACTTTCCGCCTCGCGTCAAAGGTGGAACGGTCTTCGGCCGCGGCGCGTGCGACGACAAAGGCCCGGTGGCCAGCGTCGTCGCCGCCCTCAAAGTGCTCGCCGAGGTCATGGCGGAGGCCGGGCTCAAGTGGAACCGCAACGTGCTCGCCATGCTGGTCGTCGAGGAGGAAACTGGCGGCAACGGCTCGCTGTCTCTCGCCATGGATCGCGAGCTGCGGAAGCTCTACGACAGCATCGTCGTCTGCGAGTGCACGGGGCTCAAGTTCTACCCGGCCAACCGTGGCGCCGTGTGGTATCGCACCGAGTTGAATGCGCCACCCGGCGTATCAGCCTTCGAGCTCTTTGCCTTCGTCAACGAGGAGATGGAGAAAGAAGGCGCGGCCATTCGTGCCGAGAGCCGCCACCCGCTTTTCCCTCAGCGCCCCGTCCAAACCTGCCACGGCATCATTGGCCCATTCGGCGAGCACCCCAGCCGCATCTGCGGCGAGGTCAGCTTTGCCATCCGCTTTGGCGGGCCGCCCGGCGCGCAAACCGAACTGCTTGTCGGCGATTGCCTCGCCGCCGGCCTGGCCGGCTATGTCGGCCTCTACGGGGACAAGACCAAAGTAACCGACCCTGCCACCGGCCGGCCAATGGTGGCGCGCCATTACGATTTCCGGCGCGAGGGCAACGCTTTCATGGTGAAAGTCCACGGCGCGACCGGCCACATGGGCGCCATCCGCGAACGCGACGGCGCCATCACCAAGTTGGCCCACCTGGTGCGCGGACTGGTGGCTTCGAAGGCCAAGCTGGAAGCGAGCGCAGGCAGCCCGGTGCGCTTCGAGCTGGCCCGCCAGCCGCAAGACGCCACTCTTGTTCTGGAAGGCGGCCAGGGCTTTCTCCCCACCCACGGCATCATCGAGGTCATGGAGCGCCTCCGCCGCGCCGCCTGGCGTGGGGCCGAAAACTGCCTCCGCCGCCTCGGCCGCGCCGAACGCGGCGAAGACGTCCTCACCGTCACCTATGAGAAGCTGCATAATGTGGCCTTCGACGGCGACCCGGATTCCCCGTCTGTCCGCAACGCCGTGGCCGCGGCCAAGGCGTGCGGCATCTGGAAGGACGAACCCATCCTCGGCTGGACGGTCTCCTGCGACGCGCGGCTTTTCGCCACCGAGTACCCGGAAATGCAGGTCCTGACCTTCGGCCCCGGACAGCTCGCCTTCGCCCACTCCGATCAGGAGCAGATCGCGCTGGAAGAGCTCCGCGCCGCCGTCGAGTTCCTCGCTCTGTTCCTCCTGCGCCAAACCGGGACGCTCGCTTAG
- a CDS encoding prepilin-type N-terminal cleavage/methylation domain-containing protein, translating into MNRTISVRQQHRAPRSGIPRAFTLIELLVVIAIIAILAALLLPALANAKAKAQRVYCINNLKQVAISCKLYTDDNNGILVSAYPTYAGFTNSWCGGNAQTGGLPGSYVYGGADPTGIQRGALWPYTKSLPLYHCPADQRVADNASVPAQFKGKRILRSISMNSYMRASSYGANPNWVVTNPNGPRDPYHPVFIREAEIKVPSQVWLVVDEDQESINDGMCLVDVGGGARFLDLPARAHTFGYGINFNDGHAEIYKLRDAESRQWHVNQQGGLRDWMVFTNVTTRPLQ; encoded by the coding sequence ATGAATCGAACGATCTCCGTTAGACAGCAGCACAGGGCTCCGCGGTCTGGCATCCCCCGCGCTTTTACCCTGATCGAACTGCTTGTCGTTATCGCCATCATCGCCATCCTGGCCGCCCTGCTCCTGCCCGCCCTGGCCAACGCGAAAGCCAAGGCGCAGCGGGTGTATTGCATCAATAATCTGAAGCAGGTCGCGATATCGTGCAAACTTTATACCGACGACAACAACGGCATACTCGTCTCGGCTTATCCGACCTACGCCGGTTTCACTAACAGTTGGTGCGGGGGCAATGCGCAGACAGGCGGACTGCCGGGCTCCTACGTCTATGGCGGCGCCGATCCGACCGGCATCCAGCGTGGTGCTCTCTGGCCTTATACCAAATCGCTCCCTCTCTACCACTGTCCAGCCGATCAACGGGTTGCGGACAATGCCTCCGTCCCGGCTCAGTTCAAGGGCAAGCGCATTCTGCGCAGCATTTCGATGAATTCCTACATGAGAGCCTCCAGCTATGGGGCTAACCCCAATTGGGTGGTCACCAATCCGAACGGCCCCCGGGATCCTTACCATCCCGTCTTTATCCGGGAAGCAGAAATCAAAGTACCGTCCCAGGTTTGGCTGGTCGTGGATGAAGACCAGGAGAGCATCAACGACGGCATGTGTCTGGTGGATGTGGGCGGAGGTGCGCGGTTCCTGGACCTGCCGGCCCGGGCCCATACGTTCGGCTATGGCATCAACTTCAATGATGGCCACGCCGAGATCTACAAGCTTCGGGACGCGGAGAGCAGGCAGTGGCACGTGAACCAGCAGGGAGGCCTGAGGGATTGGATGGTTTTTACCAATGTCACCACCCGTCCGTTGCAGTAG
- the htpX gene encoding protease HtpX encodes MSKRVLLLVAVNLLVVTTISVVLHLLRVGNYFPHGGLQGLAVFCLVWGFGGAFISLGLSRLMAKWMMGVHVIPPNTSDPTLQGLVQTVHALARNAGLPKMPEVGIYESPDVNAFATGPTKSRALVAVSTGLLQRMGTREVEGVLGHEIAHVANGDMVTMTLIQGVINAFVMFLSRVLAFVISQALRSRDDRGGGSWLQFLLVMVFQIVFSILGSLVVCWFSRWREFRADAGGARLAGRDSMINALRALKRLHDPALAAAEAQRSQAFQALKISGRRGGFMALLATHPPLEQRIARLEQGAF; translated from the coding sequence ATGTCAAAACGTGTGTTGCTGCTCGTGGCGGTCAACCTCCTGGTGGTGACCACCATCTCAGTTGTGCTCCATCTGCTGCGGGTCGGGAATTACTTCCCGCATGGTGGATTGCAGGGGCTGGCTGTATTTTGCCTGGTGTGGGGCTTTGGCGGCGCCTTTATTTCCCTCGGCCTCTCGCGTCTTATGGCCAAGTGGATGATGGGCGTCCACGTGATCCCCCCGAACACCTCCGACCCGACATTGCAGGGGCTGGTCCAAACTGTCCACGCCCTCGCCCGAAACGCCGGACTGCCCAAGATGCCCGAGGTCGGCATCTACGAATCTCCGGATGTCAACGCCTTTGCCACCGGCCCCACGAAATCGCGCGCGCTGGTCGCCGTCTCGACCGGCCTGCTCCAGCGCATGGGCACCCGCGAAGTCGAAGGCGTCCTGGGCCACGAGATCGCTCACGTCGCCAACGGGGACATGGTCACCATGACGCTTATACAGGGCGTCATTAATGCCTTTGTCATGTTTCTGTCCCGCGTCTTGGCATTTGTCATCAGCCAGGCCCTCCGCTCCCGCGACGACCGTGGTGGCGGCAGCTGGCTCCAATTCCTGCTCGTCATGGTTTTTCAGATCGTCTTCTCCATCCTCGGATCGCTGGTGGTCTGCTGGTTCTCGCGCTGGCGCGAATTCCGCGCTGACGCCGGCGGCGCCAGGCTGGCCGGGCGGGACAGTATGATCAACGCTCTGCGCGCCTTGAAACGCCTCCACGACCCCGCGCTGGCCGCCGCGGAAGCCCAGCGCTCCCAGGCCTTCCAGGCGCTCAAGATCTCCGGACGGCGCGGCGGCTTTATGGCCCTGCTGGCCACCCATCCGCCCCTCGAACAGCGCATCGCCCGCCTCGAGCAAGGCGCCTTTTGA
- a CDS encoding response regulator transcription factor, whose product MNSFDIKALALPHPPPAPKNQTSVPTSRNENPSPSHPRPSQRIRLLVADDHPVVRRGIVACLGRHKNLEIVGEAADGQEALSKARELVPDVLLTDLDMPYLTGLAVTETLRKELPDIKVLILSGHTNPESMLRCARAGARGYVLKHASPDEFAQAIEAVNAGQCHFSNEIVRSALNYLVRDNGPGPSPTILSNREREVLGHIAEGLGNKEIAHRLNISTRTVETHRERLMRKLDIHSIAGLTRFAIAEGLATLPGVARA is encoded by the coding sequence ATGAACTCCTTCGATATTAAAGCACTCGCATTGCCCCATCCGCCACCTGCCCCAAAGAATCAAACCAGCGTCCCGACAAGTCGTAATGAGAACCCCAGTCCCTCGCACCCCCGCCCCAGCCAACGTATCAGGCTGCTCGTAGCGGACGACCATCCCGTCGTGCGCCGCGGCATCGTCGCCTGCCTGGGGCGACACAAGAACCTGGAAATTGTGGGCGAAGCCGCCGACGGCCAGGAAGCGCTCAGCAAAGCGAGGGAGCTGGTTCCTGACGTGCTCTTGACCGATTTGGACATGCCTTATCTGACTGGCCTGGCCGTGACCGAAACGTTGCGCAAGGAACTGCCGGATATCAAAGTGCTGATCCTGTCCGGGCACACCAACCCGGAATCAATGCTGCGCTGCGCCCGGGCAGGAGCCAGGGGCTACGTGCTCAAACACGCTTCGCCTGACGAATTCGCGCAAGCCATCGAGGCGGTCAATGCCGGCCAGTGCCATTTCAGCAACGAGATTGTCCGCAGTGCCCTGAACTATTTGGTTCGGGACAATGGGCCGGGGCCCAGTCCGACCATACTCTCCAACCGTGAACGCGAGGTCCTGGGCCACATCGCCGAGGGCCTCGGCAACAAAGAGATCGCCCACAGGCTCAACATCTCCACCCGCACGGTGGAAACCCACCGCGAGCGCCTGATGCGCAAGCTGGACATTCACTCCATCGCGGGACTGACCAGGTTCGCCATCGCCGAGGGGTTGGCAACCCTGCCCGGAGTGGCGAGAGCTTAA
- the glmM gene encoding phosphoglucosamine mutase: protein MSAPKKIFGTDGVRGTANTEPVTAETALKLGRAAGHVFKNLESQPRGRGRHKIVLGKDTRLSGYMLENALSSGILSMGVDVLFIGPLPTPGVAYVTRSLRADAGIVITASHNPYGDNGIKFFRADGYKLDDKVEYQIESLVFSGEIETIRPTADAIGKAVRIDDALGRYIEYAKASFPRGMTLEGMRIVVDCAHGAAYKSTPCVLRELGAEVIVYGNKPDGKNINQECGSMYPSLLCQKIREHRADLGLAHDGDADRILLCDEKGALIDGDDIMAIAGLDLLAQGLLASKTLVATVMSNAGLEAAIAAAGGRVVRTAVGDRQVIDEMLRHGYNLGGEQSGHMIFRDYSTTGDGLVAALQILRIMRTKELPLSRLARCWTRFPQIVTNIVVREKPPFAELKRVSRLVAEAETELKAQGGRVFLRYSGTEPKARLLLEGRNPAALRKWARKIADEIRKQAGG from the coding sequence ATGAGTGCCCCCAAGAAGATCTTCGGCACGGACGGCGTGCGCGGGACGGCCAACACCGAACCGGTTACGGCCGAGACCGCGCTCAAGCTCGGGCGGGCCGCTGGCCATGTCTTCAAGAATCTCGAAAGCCAGCCCCGCGGGCGCGGCCGGCACAAGATTGTGCTCGGCAAGGATACGCGCCTCTCGGGTTACATGCTGGAGAACGCCCTGTCTTCCGGCATCCTTTCCATGGGCGTGGATGTGCTGTTCATTGGGCCGCTGCCAACCCCGGGCGTCGCTTACGTCACCCGCAGCCTCCGCGCCGACGCCGGCATCGTCATCACGGCTTCCCATAATCCCTACGGCGATAACGGCATCAAGTTCTTCCGCGCGGACGGCTACAAGCTGGACGACAAAGTCGAATACCAGATCGAGAGCCTGGTGTTCAGCGGCGAGATCGAGACTATCCGCCCCACCGCCGACGCCATCGGCAAAGCGGTGCGGATTGACGACGCGCTGGGCCGCTACATCGAATATGCCAAGGCCTCATTCCCGCGGGGCATGACACTCGAAGGGATGCGCATCGTGGTGGACTGCGCGCATGGCGCGGCTTACAAGTCAACGCCCTGCGTGCTGCGCGAGCTGGGCGCGGAGGTTATCGTCTATGGGAACAAGCCCGACGGCAAGAACATCAATCAGGAATGCGGCTCGATGTATCCCTCCTTGCTGTGCCAGAAGATCCGCGAGCATCGAGCCGATCTGGGTCTGGCGCACGATGGCGACGCCGACCGGATCCTGCTCTGCGATGAAAAGGGCGCACTGATTGATGGCGACGACATTATGGCCATTGCCGGGCTGGATCTGCTGGCCCAGGGGCTGCTCGCCAGCAAGACCCTGGTCGCCACAGTCATGAGCAATGCCGGTCTGGAAGCGGCAATCGCGGCAGCGGGCGGGCGGGTCGTGCGCACCGCCGTAGGCGACCGGCAGGTCATTGATGAGATGTTGCGCCACGGCTACAACCTCGGGGGCGAGCAGAGCGGCCACATGATCTTCCGCGACTACAGCACCACAGGAGACGGACTGGTGGCCGCCCTTCAAATCCTGCGCATCATGCGGACCAAAGAACTGCCGCTCTCCAGGCTGGCGCGGTGCTGGACCCGTTTTCCTCAAATCGTCACCAATATTGTCGTGCGCGAGAAGCCGCCTTTCGCGGAGCTAAAGCGCGTCAGCCGGCTCGTGGCGGAGGCTGAAACCGAGCTCAAGGCGCAAGGCGGGCGCGTGTTCCTGCGCTACTCCGGCACGGAGCCTAAAGCGCGCCTGTTGCTCGAGGGGCGCAATCCGGCGGCGCTGCGGAAATGGGCGCGCAAGATTGCTGACGAGATCCGGAAGCAGGCAGGCGGATAA
- a CDS encoding CdaR family protein produces the protein MIAFLRHLFLVDFWWKLFSLVLAILVWLIVTFASQKEVRGGKPVSFMVPVTVLSATEDVRGFRVDPEEVEVTVRGDNELLMAVQSRDIRAIVDLTGVSAAGDLRKPVEVCAPAGVSHLRVTPEEVQVIFPPDR, from the coding sequence ATGATTGCCTTCCTACGCCATCTCTTTCTGGTGGATTTCTGGTGGAAGCTCTTTTCGCTGGTGCTGGCGATCCTCGTTTGGCTCATCGTCACTTTTGCGAGTCAGAAGGAAGTCCGAGGCGGCAAGCCCGTGTCCTTCATGGTTCCAGTAACGGTCCTGTCAGCCACGGAAGACGTGCGCGGCTTCAGGGTCGATCCCGAGGAGGTCGAAGTTACCGTGCGGGGTGACAATGAGCTCCTGATGGCCGTGCAGAGCAGGGACATCCGGGCAATCGTGGACTTGACCGGTGTCTCGGCCGCCGGCGACCTGCGCAAGCCGGTCGAAGTCTGCGCTCCGGCAGGTGTCAGCCACCTGCGCGTGACCCCTGAAGAAGTGCAGGTCATTTTTCCTCCCGACCGCTGA
- the cdaA gene encoding diadenylate cyclase CdaA, with protein MWDITQFDWRPVVEVLILTTGIYYALRFVRGTRGAPVVWGFMMVLLAMVLVSYLLKLKVLQYFLGGFSAFFVLAVLVIFQPELRRMLAELGNLPLFATAHEQRENIEVIIQTVERLADVRIGALIAMEQSIQLQKAVESGIPVDCEATPEMLETIFFPNNAIHDGGVILKGDRIAFAACIFPLTQRQDLNKSLGTRHRAAIGLSEETDAVVVVVSEETGAISYAYKGQLLRGVTLEELRAFLTSILVTPAPSRNWLGWLRSWTRDRAKPGPVAVEKTDSTAAAASSVPPQ; from the coding sequence ATGTGGGACATCACACAGTTTGACTGGCGTCCCGTTGTGGAGGTTCTGATCCTCACGACGGGGATCTATTATGCCTTGCGGTTCGTCCGCGGCACGCGCGGCGCGCCGGTGGTGTGGGGGTTCATGATGGTATTGCTGGCAATGGTGCTGGTGAGCTACCTGTTGAAACTCAAGGTGCTGCAATACTTCCTGGGCGGTTTCTCCGCGTTCTTTGTGCTGGCGGTGCTGGTGATCTTCCAGCCGGAACTGCGCCGCATGCTGGCGGAGTTGGGCAACCTGCCGCTTTTCGCCACCGCCCATGAGCAGCGCGAGAATATCGAAGTTATCATCCAGACAGTCGAGCGGCTGGCGGACGTGCGGATCGGGGCGCTCATTGCCATGGAGCAATCCATCCAGCTTCAAAAAGCAGTCGAATCCGGCATTCCTGTGGATTGCGAGGCCACACCCGAGATGTTGGAAACCATCTTCTTTCCCAATAACGCCATACACGACGGCGGGGTTATCCTCAAAGGCGACCGCATCGCCTTCGCGGCCTGCATTTTCCCTCTCACCCAACGGCAGGACCTGAACAAATCCCTGGGCACGCGGCACCGTGCCGCCATTGGCTTGAGTGAGGAAACCGATGCGGTAGTGGTGGTGGTATCCGAGGAGACCGGCGCGATTTCCTACGCCTACAAAGGCCAGCTGTTGCGCGGCGTGACGCTCGAAGAGCTGCGCGCCTTTCTTACTTCCATCCTGGTCACGCCCGCCCCGTCCCGCAACTGGTTGGGCTGGCTGCGGTCCTGGACCCGTGACCGCGCCAAGCCAGGTCCGGTCGCCGTGGAGAAAACGGACTCGACCGCCGCTGCCGCTTCCAGCGTTCCGCCCCAATGA
- the folP gene encoding dihydropteroate synthase, producing the protein MGIVNVTPDSFYDGGRFLDTRAAVAHALALVEQGAEIIDVGGESTRPGAVPVAESEELLRVLPVIEQLVGQIKAPISIDTVKPGVARAALAAGASIVNDVGAGREDDTMSRLVAEARAGYVCMHAQGTPQTMQVNPSYTDVVREVGDFFSARLRRLNDCGVSREQIILDPGFGFGKTAEHNLQLLGAARSFSRFERPLLVGVSRKSFIGSLLGAEPADRLPGALACACVAVEAGVQLVRAHDVAETVQALRMTEAILAKRST; encoded by the coding sequence ATGGGCATCGTGAACGTGACGCCGGACTCGTTCTATGACGGCGGGCGGTTCCTGGACACGCGGGCGGCGGTGGCGCACGCGCTGGCATTGGTCGAGCAGGGCGCGGAGATCATTGATGTGGGAGGCGAGTCCACCCGACCAGGGGCCGTGCCGGTGGCAGAGTCCGAAGAACTGCTTCGGGTCCTGCCGGTGATTGAGCAGTTGGTTGGGCAGATCAAAGCGCCGATTTCCATTGACACGGTGAAGCCCGGCGTGGCCCGGGCAGCCCTGGCGGCAGGGGCCAGCATCGTCAATGACGTTGGGGCCGGGCGGGAGGATGACACGATGAGCCGGTTGGTTGCCGAAGCTCGGGCCGGCTACGTGTGCATGCACGCACAAGGCACACCCCAGACCATGCAGGTCAATCCCTCCTATACCGACGTGGTGCGCGAGGTTGGGGACTTCTTTTCCGCGCGGCTGCGGCGATTGAACGATTGCGGAGTGAGCCGGGAACAGATTATATTGGACCCCGGATTCGGCTTTGGGAAGACCGCCGAGCATAACTTGCAGTTGCTTGGGGCGGCGCGGAGTTTCAGCAGGTTCGAACGGCCTCTGCTGGTAGGAGTTTCGCGCAAATCGTTCATCGGCAGTCTGCTGGGGGCCGAACCGGCAGATCGGCTGCCCGGGGCGCTGGCCTGCGCCTGCGTCGCAGTAGAAGCGGGTGTTCAACTGGTCCGCGCTCACGATGTGGCGGAAACCGTGCAGGCACTGCGAATGACCGAAGCGATTCTGGCGAAGCGAAGCACTTGA
- a CDS encoding VOC family protein codes for MSLARKLLHTRYRVNDLERTVKFYREVLGLTEVRRHKSPRGSELVFLKAPDSEELIELCCFPASGPVQVQPDLTHLAFEVDSLEGFAQHLARMGLSYSDGPHVTSDGNGIAFVDAPEGYEIELIQPAKPGG; via the coding sequence GTGAGCCTGGCCAGAAAACTACTGCATACACGCTATCGCGTGAACGATCTTGAACGGACGGTCAAGTTCTACCGGGAAGTGCTCGGCTTGACGGAGGTGCGCCGGCACAAGTCACCCCGCGGCTCGGAATTGGTCTTCTTGAAAGCGCCGGACAGCGAAGAGTTGATCGAGTTGTGCTGCTTCCCGGCTAGCGGGCCGGTGCAGGTGCAGCCGGACTTGACGCATCTGGCGTTCGAGGTGGACAGCCTGGAGGGGTTTGCCCAACACCTGGCGCGGATGGGACTAAGTTACTCCGACGGACCGCATGTTACCTCAGACGGAAACGGAATTGCTTTTGTTGACGCCCCGGAAGGCTACGAGATTGAGTTGATTCAGCCGGCCAAGCCCGGCGGCTAA